CGTCCGACCCATACGATGTAAGTCGACTCCCTTTTCGAACGCGAGCCCGACGTGCTGCACGCCGGGCTTTTTCATTTCCGATTGCCGAGGTTCACATGAAGTTCTTTGATACCCACTGCCACCTGGACATGCTCGAGCCGGTCAAGCAGAGCGGCACCATCGATGCTGTCATCGCGGCCGCGCAGGATGCCGGTGTCGACAGGCTGGTCTGCGTGGGTGTCGAACTGGAGCAGAGCAAGTCCCTCCTGGACCTGACCGAAGGTCACGACTGGATCCGCAATACCGCTGGCCTGCATCCACTGCACACCGCCGATGAAGAACCGGACGCCGAGCAATTGCGAGCCATCGCCGGCAATGAACGTGTCGTCGCGGTCGGTGAAACCGGTCTCGATTACCACTACGAAACCGTTCCGCAGGATATCCAGCGCCAGCGACTGCGCAGCCATGTGGAAGTTGCGCGAGACATCGACAAGCCCCTGATCATTCACACCCGCGAGGCCGGGGCGGATACCCTGTCGATCCTCGAAGAGAGTGGAGCT
The DNA window shown above is from Gammaproteobacteria bacterium and carries:
- a CDS encoding TatD family hydrolase, with protein sequence MKFFDTHCHLDMLEPVKQSGTIDAVIAAAQDAGVDRLVCVGVELEQSKSLLDLTEGHDWIRNTAGLHPLHTADEEPDAEQLRAIAGNERVVAVGETGLDYHYETVPQDIQRQRLRSHVEVARDIDKPLIIHTREAGADTLSILEESGARDCGGVIHCFTETLDFARQALDLGFYISFSGIVTFRNASALREVAAYVPLDRILVETDAPYLAPVPHRGKENQPAWVTEVAACLAEVRSEPVERIAEQTRSNGLAFFGMQ